In Gossypium raimondii isolate GPD5lz chromosome 12, ASM2569854v1, whole genome shotgun sequence, a single window of DNA contains:
- the LOC105765442 gene encoding uncharacterized protein LOC105765442 isoform X3, translated as MDEKGISGSYPIFSEDKRDSLYPMYFGVSCAFFALRLLAGPEKEDEKWSESRDKMLHGSAQLLGLLIWRIQREEANEAQCELLRKLEIAKIEIKELKKRRHEDAKANEKVVSIFASQEQGWLMERKSLRQQIGALLNELRVLQKKKDQDIDDLNKKLNEMEMVVESKDKVIEEMEQKGKELEEKVMEFESIAEELKEAAKWEAQEHSNELWKHKTAFIEIVSNQRRLEAEMGRAFREVEATKLELDAVLEQKEESVLLAQNLSMEIAKMRKDLEQKDKVLSAMLRKTKLDTAEKQLLLKEVKVSKTKKKQAELETERWRAVSESKHERHSLKAMFANQASAKLDASFGAKEVSNSAKTRSLPTDAGFEYDLSELKTDPAICSPLTDCNSPEMSEDWAVMTTDVKRLEHWVQTEAEKYAAVIEKRHHLELDAFAEQMRLKDEKLEAFRWRLLSMELESKRLQSHAEGLNQDMSQLRQDNMKLEALLLEKEEELDSLKEQPLSCHKNNLINLTLHDPALLTHDTVWPNVKIIKKKSTDKEQETNTTLLDESQEIPSNKETKNIRLIVQVPEKEFEEQKENPKPDPVEKETNSSALAGSVELPRQSLSKTKSTLWRMDLQALGVSYKIKRLKQQLLLLERLTGKQETGEDTEGSSDNGMKGFLLSLSLLNKQVSRYQSLQGKTDDLCKRMHDNDIDMNQGDCSTTKKSKGDTRKLEHYLEETFQLQRYMVATGQKLMEIQPKIVSGFLGVELDKVHTIDMKRVSDNVRSLFQEVQRGLEVRIARIIGDLEGTLACDGMIRFRR; from the exons ATGGATGAGAAGGGAATCTCTGGTTCATATCCAATTTTCTCCGAAGACAAAAGGGATAGCTTGTACCCAATGTATTTTGGTGTTTCTTGTGCCTTTTTTGCTCTCAGACTCCTTGCAGGACCCGAAAAGGAAGACGAGAAATGGTCTGAATCCCGAGATAAAATGCTTCATGGAAGTGCTCAACTCTTGGGATTGCTTATATGGAGAATCCAGAGAGAAGAAGCCAATGAAGCACAGTGCGAGCTTCTCCGAAAGCTCGAGATTGCTAAGATAGAGATCAAGGAGTTAAAGAAAAGGAGACATGAAGATGCAAAGGCAAATGAGAAGGTTGTGAGCATCTTTGCATCTCAAGAGCAAGGATGGTTAATGGAAAGAAAGTCACTTAGGCAGCAAATCGGAGCTCTTTTAAATGAATTAAGAGTCCTTcagaaaaagaaagaccaagACATCGATGACTTGAACAAAAAGTTGAATGAAATGGAGATGGTGGTGGAGTCTAAGGATAAGGTAATTGAAGAAATGGAGCAAAAGGGGAAGGAATTAGAAGAAAAGGTAATGGAATTTGAAAGTATTGCGGAAGAGTTGAAGGAAGCTGCAAAATGGGAAGCTCAAGAGCATTCTAATGAGCTTTGGAAGCACAAAACTGCCTTTATCGAGATCGTTTCAAACCAACGGCGACTTGAAGCAGAGATGGGCCGAGCCTTTAGAGAAGTTGAAGCTACAAAGCTGGAGCTTGATGCAGTCCTAGAGCAAAAAGAGGAATCAGTTTTGTTGGCTCAAAATTTGTCCATGGAAATCGCGAAAATGCGGAAGGACTTGGAACAGAAAGATAAGGTCTTGTCTGCAATGCTGAGGAAAACTAAGTTGGATACTGCAGAGAAGCAATTGCTTTTGAAGGAGGTTAAAGTATCAAAGACAAAGAAGAAACAAGCTGAACTAGAAACAGAAAGGTGGAGGGCAGTATCTGAGTCTAAACATGAGAGACATTCATTGAAGGCCATGTTTGCTAACCAAGCCAGTGCAAAATTAGATGCTTCCTTTGGTGCCAAAGAGGTTTCTAACTCTGCCAAAACCAGATCACTGCCGACTGATGCCGGTTTCGAATATGACCTTTCAGAGTTAAAAACAGACCCAGCGATCTGTTCTCCTCTTACAGATTGTAACTCCCCAGAAATGAGTGAGGATTGGG CAGTGATGACAACTGATGTCAAAAGGTTGGAACATTGGGTTCAAACCGAAGCGGAAAAGTATGCAGCTGTCATTGAGAAGAGGCATCATTTGGAACTGGATGCCTTTGCAGAACAAATGAGACTGAAAGATGAGAAGTTAGAGGCTTTTCGTTGGCGGCTACTGAGCATGGAACTAGAATCGAAGCGGCTGCAGTCCCATGCCGAAGGATTGAACCAGGACATGTCACAGCTCAGACAGGACAATATGAAATTAGAAGCCTTGCTActggaaaaagaagaagaattggATTCCTTGAAGGAACAGCCTTTGAGTTGTCACAAGAACAACCTAATAAACTTAACTCTGCATGATCCAGCATTATTAACACATGATACAGTTTGGCCCAATGTGAagattataaagaaaaaatcaaCGGACAAGGAGCAAGAAACAAACACAACATTGCTTGATGAGTCTCAAGAAATCCCATCAAACAAGGAGACCAAAAACATCAGATTGATAGTCCAAGTACCCGAAAAGGAATTCGAAGAACAGAAAGAAAATCCCAAACCAGATCCAGTCGAGAAAGAAACGAATAGTTCGGCACTAGCCGGTTCAGTTGAATTACCTAGGCAGTCATTGAGTAAAACCAAAAGTACCCTATGGAGGATGGATCTTCAAGCTCTTGGAGTTTCCTACAAGATCAAAAGGCTGAAGCAACAACTTCTCTTGCTCGAGAGGTTAACCGGAAAGCAAGAAACTGGAGAGGACACGGAAGGAAGCAGCGACAACGGGATGAAAGGCTTTCTACTGTCTCTATCTTTGCTAAACAAACAAGTCAGCCGCTATCAGTCCCTTCAAGGGAAGACCGACGATCTCTGTAAACGGATG CACGACAATGACATAGACATGAACCAAGGAGATTGTAGTACTACTAAAAAAAGCAAAGGAGATACTAGAAAACTAGAACATTACCTTGAGGAGACATTCCAACTGCAGAGATACATGGTTGCAACAGGCCAAAAGTTAATGGAAATTCAACCCAAAATAGTCTCTGGGTTCCTCGGGGTGGAGCTAGATAAGGTACATACCATTGACATGAAACGGGTCTCCGATAATGTAAGATCTTTGTTTCAGGAAGTTCAAAGAGGTCTCGAGGTTCGTATAGCTCGAATCATCGGAGATCTTGAAGGGACATTGGCTTGTGACGGAATGATACGTTTTAGAAGgtaa
- the LOC105765447 gene encoding PP2A regulatory subunit TAP46: MCESKMDDVPLPSLFEQASKIHRTATESGADQDLVKKGCEALGKCEDMISKLGLFSSNETKDDISTTNLKYILVPFYLAELTEKIVQDNRIQILKTSQAKLKEFMSFCEAMKLEPQEELEVAVQGASNSFADRRALKIARFKRQRAAEAKLTEIKERKERRERSTKAAAISTPVEHGEEDVLDDDGEEE, translated from the exons ATGTGTGAGAGCAAAATGGATGACGTGCCATTGCCTTCTCTCTTCGAACAAGCTAGTAAGATCCATCGGACGGCCACGGAGTCCGGTGCTGATCAG GATCTGGTAAAGAAAGGATGCGAGGCACTGGGTAAGTGCGAGGACATGATAAGCAAGCTAGGACTTTTTTCATCAAATGAGACCAAAGATGACATTAGCACCACCAATCTCAAGTATATTCTG gtGCCATTTTATCTTGCAGAGCTGACTGAAAAGATTGTGCAGGACAATAGGATACAGATTCTCAAAACTTCACAGGCAAAATTGAAA GAGTTCATGTCTTTTTGCGAGGCAATGAAGCTTGAACCACAGGAAGAGTTGGAAGTCGCTGTACAAGGAGCATCAAATTCTTTTGCTGACCGAAGGGCCTTAAAG ATTGCTCGGTTCAAACGCCAAAGAGCAGCAGAAGCAAAGCTGACAGAAATAAAGGAACGGAAGGAACGACGCGAGCGTTCAACAAAAGCTGCTGCCATATCCACTCCTGTTGAGCATGGAGAGGAGGATGTGCTGGATGACGACGGGGAGGAAGAATGA
- the LOC105765442 gene encoding uncharacterized protein LOC105765442 isoform X2, protein MPGISVPEVKKETSSSAMDEKGISGSYPIFSEDKRDSLYPMYFGVSCAFFALRLLAGPEKEDEKWSESRDKMLHGSAQLLGLLIWRIQREEANEAQCELLRKLEIAKIEIKELKKRRHEDAKANEKVVSIFASQEQGWLMERKSLRQQIGALLNELRVLQKKKDQDIDDLNKKLNEMEMVVESKDKVIEEMEQKGKELEEKVMEFESIAEELKEAAKWEAQEHSNELWKHKTAFIEIVSNQRRLEAEMGRAFREVEATKLELDAVLEQKEESVLLAQNLSMEIAKMRKDLEQKDKVLSAMLRKTKLDTAEKQLLLKEVKVSKTKKKQAELETERWRAVSESKHERHSLKAMFANQASAKLDASFGAKEVSNSAKTRSLPTDAGFEYDLSELKTDPAICSPLTDCNSPEMSEDWVMTTDVKRLEHWVQTEAEKYAAVIEKRHHLELDAFAEQMRLKDEKLEAFRWRLLSMELESKRLQSHAEGLNQDMSQLRQDNMKLEALLLEKEEELDSLKEQPLSCHKNNLINLTLHDPALLTHDTVWPNVKIIKKKSTDKEQETNTTLLDESQEIPSNKETKNIRLIVQVPEKEFEEQKENPKPDPVEKETNSSALAGSVELPRQSLSKTKSTLWRMDLQALGVSYKIKRLKQQLLLLERLTGKQETGEDTEGSSDNGMKGFLLSLSLLNKQVSRYQSLQGKTDDLCKRMHDNDIDMNQGDCSTTKKSKGDTRKLEHYLEETFQLQRYMVATGQKLMEIQPKIVSGFLGVELDKVHTIDMKRVSDNVRSLFQEVQRGLEVRIARIIGDLEGTLACDGMIRFRR, encoded by the exons ATGCCTGGAATTTCAGTTCCAGAggtaaagaaagaaacaagttCCTCAGCTATGGATGAGAAGGGAATCTCTGGTTCATATCCAATTTTCTCCGAAGACAAAAGGGATAGCTTGTACCCAATGTATTTTGGTGTTTCTTGTGCCTTTTTTGCTCTCAGACTCCTTGCAGGACCCGAAAAGGAAGACGAGAAATGGTCTGAATCCCGAGATAAAATGCTTCATGGAAGTGCTCAACTCTTGGGATTGCTTATATGGAGAATCCAGAGAGAAGAAGCCAATGAAGCACAGTGCGAGCTTCTCCGAAAGCTCGAGATTGCTAAGATAGAGATCAAGGAGTTAAAGAAAAGGAGACATGAAGATGCAAAGGCAAATGAGAAGGTTGTGAGCATCTTTGCATCTCAAGAGCAAGGATGGTTAATGGAAAGAAAGTCACTTAGGCAGCAAATCGGAGCTCTTTTAAATGAATTAAGAGTCCTTcagaaaaagaaagaccaagACATCGATGACTTGAACAAAAAGTTGAATGAAATGGAGATGGTGGTGGAGTCTAAGGATAAGGTAATTGAAGAAATGGAGCAAAAGGGGAAGGAATTAGAAGAAAAGGTAATGGAATTTGAAAGTATTGCGGAAGAGTTGAAGGAAGCTGCAAAATGGGAAGCTCAAGAGCATTCTAATGAGCTTTGGAAGCACAAAACTGCCTTTATCGAGATCGTTTCAAACCAACGGCGACTTGAAGCAGAGATGGGCCGAGCCTTTAGAGAAGTTGAAGCTACAAAGCTGGAGCTTGATGCAGTCCTAGAGCAAAAAGAGGAATCAGTTTTGTTGGCTCAAAATTTGTCCATGGAAATCGCGAAAATGCGGAAGGACTTGGAACAGAAAGATAAGGTCTTGTCTGCAATGCTGAGGAAAACTAAGTTGGATACTGCAGAGAAGCAATTGCTTTTGAAGGAGGTTAAAGTATCAAAGACAAAGAAGAAACAAGCTGAACTAGAAACAGAAAGGTGGAGGGCAGTATCTGAGTCTAAACATGAGAGACATTCATTGAAGGCCATGTTTGCTAACCAAGCCAGTGCAAAATTAGATGCTTCCTTTGGTGCCAAAGAGGTTTCTAACTCTGCCAAAACCAGATCACTGCCGACTGATGCCGGTTTCGAATATGACCTTTCAGAGTTAAAAACAGACCCAGCGATCTGTTCTCCTCTTACAGATTGTAACTCCCCAGAAATGAGTGAGGATTGGG TGATGACAACTGATGTCAAAAGGTTGGAACATTGGGTTCAAACCGAAGCGGAAAAGTATGCAGCTGTCATTGAGAAGAGGCATCATTTGGAACTGGATGCCTTTGCAGAACAAATGAGACTGAAAGATGAGAAGTTAGAGGCTTTTCGTTGGCGGCTACTGAGCATGGAACTAGAATCGAAGCGGCTGCAGTCCCATGCCGAAGGATTGAACCAGGACATGTCACAGCTCAGACAGGACAATATGAAATTAGAAGCCTTGCTActggaaaaagaagaagaattggATTCCTTGAAGGAACAGCCTTTGAGTTGTCACAAGAACAACCTAATAAACTTAACTCTGCATGATCCAGCATTATTAACACATGATACAGTTTGGCCCAATGTGAagattataaagaaaaaatcaaCGGACAAGGAGCAAGAAACAAACACAACATTGCTTGATGAGTCTCAAGAAATCCCATCAAACAAGGAGACCAAAAACATCAGATTGATAGTCCAAGTACCCGAAAAGGAATTCGAAGAACAGAAAGAAAATCCCAAACCAGATCCAGTCGAGAAAGAAACGAATAGTTCGGCACTAGCCGGTTCAGTTGAATTACCTAGGCAGTCATTGAGTAAAACCAAAAGTACCCTATGGAGGATGGATCTTCAAGCTCTTGGAGTTTCCTACAAGATCAAAAGGCTGAAGCAACAACTTCTCTTGCTCGAGAGGTTAACCGGAAAGCAAGAAACTGGAGAGGACACGGAAGGAAGCAGCGACAACGGGATGAAAGGCTTTCTACTGTCTCTATCTTTGCTAAACAAACAAGTCAGCCGCTATCAGTCCCTTCAAGGGAAGACCGACGATCTCTGTAAACGGATG CACGACAATGACATAGACATGAACCAAGGAGATTGTAGTACTACTAAAAAAAGCAAAGGAGATACTAGAAAACTAGAACATTACCTTGAGGAGACATTCCAACTGCAGAGATACATGGTTGCAACAGGCCAAAAGTTAATGGAAATTCAACCCAAAATAGTCTCTGGGTTCCTCGGGGTGGAGCTAGATAAGGTACATACCATTGACATGAAACGGGTCTCCGATAATGTAAGATCTTTGTTTCAGGAAGTTCAAAGAGGTCTCGAGGTTCGTATAGCTCGAATCATCGGAGATCTTGAAGGGACATTGGCTTGTGACGGAATGATACGTTTTAGAAGgtaa
- the LOC105765442 gene encoding uncharacterized protein LOC105765442 isoform X1 produces MPGISVPEVKKETSSSAMDEKGISGSYPIFSEDKRDSLYPMYFGVSCAFFALRLLAGPEKEDEKWSESRDKMLHGSAQLLGLLIWRIQREEANEAQCELLRKLEIAKIEIKELKKRRHEDAKANEKVVSIFASQEQGWLMERKSLRQQIGALLNELRVLQKKKDQDIDDLNKKLNEMEMVVESKDKVIEEMEQKGKELEEKVMEFESIAEELKEAAKWEAQEHSNELWKHKTAFIEIVSNQRRLEAEMGRAFREVEATKLELDAVLEQKEESVLLAQNLSMEIAKMRKDLEQKDKVLSAMLRKTKLDTAEKQLLLKEVKVSKTKKKQAELETERWRAVSESKHERHSLKAMFANQASAKLDASFGAKEVSNSAKTRSLPTDAGFEYDLSELKTDPAICSPLTDCNSPEMSEDWAVMTTDVKRLEHWVQTEAEKYAAVIEKRHHLELDAFAEQMRLKDEKLEAFRWRLLSMELESKRLQSHAEGLNQDMSQLRQDNMKLEALLLEKEEELDSLKEQPLSCHKNNLINLTLHDPALLTHDTVWPNVKIIKKKSTDKEQETNTTLLDESQEIPSNKETKNIRLIVQVPEKEFEEQKENPKPDPVEKETNSSALAGSVELPRQSLSKTKSTLWRMDLQALGVSYKIKRLKQQLLLLERLTGKQETGEDTEGSSDNGMKGFLLSLSLLNKQVSRYQSLQGKTDDLCKRMHDNDIDMNQGDCSTTKKSKGDTRKLEHYLEETFQLQRYMVATGQKLMEIQPKIVSGFLGVELDKVHTIDMKRVSDNVRSLFQEVQRGLEVRIARIIGDLEGTLACDGMIRFRR; encoded by the exons ATGCCTGGAATTTCAGTTCCAGAggtaaagaaagaaacaagttCCTCAGCTATGGATGAGAAGGGAATCTCTGGTTCATATCCAATTTTCTCCGAAGACAAAAGGGATAGCTTGTACCCAATGTATTTTGGTGTTTCTTGTGCCTTTTTTGCTCTCAGACTCCTTGCAGGACCCGAAAAGGAAGACGAGAAATGGTCTGAATCCCGAGATAAAATGCTTCATGGAAGTGCTCAACTCTTGGGATTGCTTATATGGAGAATCCAGAGAGAAGAAGCCAATGAAGCACAGTGCGAGCTTCTCCGAAAGCTCGAGATTGCTAAGATAGAGATCAAGGAGTTAAAGAAAAGGAGACATGAAGATGCAAAGGCAAATGAGAAGGTTGTGAGCATCTTTGCATCTCAAGAGCAAGGATGGTTAATGGAAAGAAAGTCACTTAGGCAGCAAATCGGAGCTCTTTTAAATGAATTAAGAGTCCTTcagaaaaagaaagaccaagACATCGATGACTTGAACAAAAAGTTGAATGAAATGGAGATGGTGGTGGAGTCTAAGGATAAGGTAATTGAAGAAATGGAGCAAAAGGGGAAGGAATTAGAAGAAAAGGTAATGGAATTTGAAAGTATTGCGGAAGAGTTGAAGGAAGCTGCAAAATGGGAAGCTCAAGAGCATTCTAATGAGCTTTGGAAGCACAAAACTGCCTTTATCGAGATCGTTTCAAACCAACGGCGACTTGAAGCAGAGATGGGCCGAGCCTTTAGAGAAGTTGAAGCTACAAAGCTGGAGCTTGATGCAGTCCTAGAGCAAAAAGAGGAATCAGTTTTGTTGGCTCAAAATTTGTCCATGGAAATCGCGAAAATGCGGAAGGACTTGGAACAGAAAGATAAGGTCTTGTCTGCAATGCTGAGGAAAACTAAGTTGGATACTGCAGAGAAGCAATTGCTTTTGAAGGAGGTTAAAGTATCAAAGACAAAGAAGAAACAAGCTGAACTAGAAACAGAAAGGTGGAGGGCAGTATCTGAGTCTAAACATGAGAGACATTCATTGAAGGCCATGTTTGCTAACCAAGCCAGTGCAAAATTAGATGCTTCCTTTGGTGCCAAAGAGGTTTCTAACTCTGCCAAAACCAGATCACTGCCGACTGATGCCGGTTTCGAATATGACCTTTCAGAGTTAAAAACAGACCCAGCGATCTGTTCTCCTCTTACAGATTGTAACTCCCCAGAAATGAGTGAGGATTGGG CAGTGATGACAACTGATGTCAAAAGGTTGGAACATTGGGTTCAAACCGAAGCGGAAAAGTATGCAGCTGTCATTGAGAAGAGGCATCATTTGGAACTGGATGCCTTTGCAGAACAAATGAGACTGAAAGATGAGAAGTTAGAGGCTTTTCGTTGGCGGCTACTGAGCATGGAACTAGAATCGAAGCGGCTGCAGTCCCATGCCGAAGGATTGAACCAGGACATGTCACAGCTCAGACAGGACAATATGAAATTAGAAGCCTTGCTActggaaaaagaagaagaattggATTCCTTGAAGGAACAGCCTTTGAGTTGTCACAAGAACAACCTAATAAACTTAACTCTGCATGATCCAGCATTATTAACACATGATACAGTTTGGCCCAATGTGAagattataaagaaaaaatcaaCGGACAAGGAGCAAGAAACAAACACAACATTGCTTGATGAGTCTCAAGAAATCCCATCAAACAAGGAGACCAAAAACATCAGATTGATAGTCCAAGTACCCGAAAAGGAATTCGAAGAACAGAAAGAAAATCCCAAACCAGATCCAGTCGAGAAAGAAACGAATAGTTCGGCACTAGCCGGTTCAGTTGAATTACCTAGGCAGTCATTGAGTAAAACCAAAAGTACCCTATGGAGGATGGATCTTCAAGCTCTTGGAGTTTCCTACAAGATCAAAAGGCTGAAGCAACAACTTCTCTTGCTCGAGAGGTTAACCGGAAAGCAAGAAACTGGAGAGGACACGGAAGGAAGCAGCGACAACGGGATGAAAGGCTTTCTACTGTCTCTATCTTTGCTAAACAAACAAGTCAGCCGCTATCAGTCCCTTCAAGGGAAGACCGACGATCTCTGTAAACGGATG CACGACAATGACATAGACATGAACCAAGGAGATTGTAGTACTACTAAAAAAAGCAAAGGAGATACTAGAAAACTAGAACATTACCTTGAGGAGACATTCCAACTGCAGAGATACATGGTTGCAACAGGCCAAAAGTTAATGGAAATTCAACCCAAAATAGTCTCTGGGTTCCTCGGGGTGGAGCTAGATAAGGTACATACCATTGACATGAAACGGGTCTCCGATAATGTAAGATCTTTGTTTCAGGAAGTTCAAAGAGGTCTCGAGGTTCGTATAGCTCGAATCATCGGAGATCTTGAAGGGACATTGGCTTGTGACGGAATGATACGTTTTAGAAGgtaa
- the LOC105765440 gene encoding uncharacterized protein At4g00950: MGSVAEFESETTHTPKLSLYLFPSKAAEEPPGIATPPIHTSASIPFQWEEAPGKPRSCPAGESQPKPHTARCLELPPRLLAEAKVANMPSPTTVLDGPDSGRVVSRTLSFRKGGSFRSPDNKRLSKEKVLFGSSRWGSFRKAGRGVQGSSFGSSDPPVVDGRDGGGSGGGTQVKITRVRRKGSLLSLTQARSHVLASIYESFKQVVPWRRGEGKMKKKGS; the protein is encoded by the exons atgggGTCAGTGGCAGAGTTCGAAAGTGAAACAACCCATACACCAAAGCTTTCACTGTATTTGTTTCCAAGTAAGGCGGCGGAAGAGCCGCCAGGTATCGCGACGCCGCCGATCCATACCTCAGCTTCGATTCCATTCCAGTGGGAGGAAGCGCCAGGCAAGCCTAGGTCTTGTCCCGCCGGTGAAAGTCAACCAAAGCCACATACTGCAAGATGCTTGGAACTGCCTCCGAGGTTGTTAGCCGAGGCTAAGGTTGCTAACATGCCGTCTCCAACGACTGTCTTGGACGGGCCTGATTCGGGTCGGGTTGTGTCTCGTACCTTGTCGTTTCGGAAAGGCGGGTCTTTTAGGAGCCCTGATAACAAGAGATTGAGTAAGGAGAAAGTTCTGTTCGGGTCGAGTCGGTGGGGGAGTTTTAGAAAAGCTGGACGAGGTGTTCAGGGAAGTAGTTTTGGGTCTTCAGATCCTCCGGTGGTTGACGGCCGTGATGGTGGCGGAAGTGGCGGCGGTACACAGGTGAAGATCACGAGAGTTAGGCGGAAAGGGAGCCTGTTGAGCCTTACTCAAGCTAGGTCACACGTATTG GCAAGCATTTATGAAAGCTTTAAGCAAGTGGTCCCATGGAGACGTGGAGAAgggaaaatgaagaagaagggCTCCTGA
- the LOC105765439 gene encoding protein ABIL2: protein MAAAAAIPISRQPSNYDEISMQQSLLFSDSLKDLKNLRSQLYTAAEYFELSYTNDDQKQIVVETLKDYTIKALVNTIDHLGSVTYKVNDLLDEKVEEVSGTELRVSCIEQRLRTCHEYIDHEGISQQSSVINTPKYNKRYILPVGETMHGANLTKSKYVGCSLDDEDDWHQFKNAVQATIRETPTSSVRETPTSSASFRKGRSLPPSPWPPQRSSTFSFTSTVPKKELEKRTVSPHRFPLLRTGSMSRPTTPNKSRPTTPNSAGARRRYPSEPRKSASMRLQTEKDIEQVPSKSKRLLKALLSRRKSKKDEMLYTYLDEY from the exons ATGGCTGCAGCTGCTGCGATTCCCATATCTCGACAACCATCGAATTATGATGAGATTTCTATGCAGCAGAGCTTGTTGTTCTCTGATAGTCTTAAG GATTTGAAAAATCTGAGATCACAGCTCTACACAGCAGCTGAGTATTTTGAACTTTCCTACACCAATGATGACCAAAAACAGAT AGTGGTAGAAACATTGAAAGATTATACCATCAAAGCACTTGTGAATACTATAGACCATTTGGGTTCTGTGACATACAAGGTTAACGATCTTTTAGACGAAAAAGTCGAAGAGGTTTCAGGAACTGAGCTCCGAGTCTCTTGTATTGAACAG AGACTACGAACATGCCACGAGTATATTGATCATGAAGGGATTTCACAACAGTCATCGGTGATTAATACGCCAAAGTACAATAAACGATACATCTTGCCAG TCGGGGAGACCATGCATGGTGCAAACCTTACAAAGTCGAAATACGTAGGATGTAGCCTAGACGACGAAGATGACTGGCATCAGTTCAAGAATG CCGTTCAAGCTACGATTCGAGAAACACCAACATCTTCAGTCCGGGAAACTCCGACATCATCGGCCAG TTTCAGAAAAGGGCGATCTCTGCCACCTTCTCCATGGCCTCCGCAACGATCTTCAACCTTTTCTTTTACTTCCACGGTCCCGAAAAAAGAACTAG AGAAGCGAACGGTATCACCGCATCGATTCCCACTTTTACGTACGGGATCAATGAGCAGGCCTACGACCCCAAATAAGAGCCGCCCGACTACTCCAAATTCAGCTGGTGCAAGGCGGCGG TATCCCTCGGAGCCCCGGAAATCAGCTTCGATGAGACTTCAAACAGAGAAAGACATCGAACAAGTTCCGAGCAAAAGTAAAAGACTGCTGAAAGCATTGCTTAGTCGTCGGAAATCGAAGAAAGATGAGATGTTATATACTTATTTAGATGAATACTGA
- the LOC105765438 gene encoding uncharacterized protein LOC105765438, producing MPYCEVGKTQNAVDAALNNGIQIYYRTYGHGPIKVLLITGLAGTHDSWGPQIRGLAGTDRANDDETMAVDRESDRANNEVGGIEVCSLDNRGMGRSSVPTKKSDYSTRIMAKDAIALLDHLGWKKAHVFGHSMGAMIACKMAALVPDRILSLALLNVTGGGFECCPKLDRKTLSIAIRFLKAKTPEQRAAVDLDTHYSEEYLEEFVGSDTRRVILYQEYVKGITASGMQSNHGFEGQINACWRHKMTRAEIDLIRSGGFLVSVIHGRQDVIAQINHARRLAEKLQPVARMVEFHGGHLVTHERTEEVNQALLELIKASEMKMSPHDWNNFPKKRSEASNRTTVERETNIIIAKIHVFLVYLISLFMTAFKYGRSSLQRLKPVRVGASSPK from the exons ATGCCGTATTGCGAGGTGGGAAAAACGCAGAACGCCGTCGACGCTGCTCTAAACAATGGGATCCAGATTTATTATCGGACTTACGGTCACGGCCCTATCAAAGTCCTCTTAATCACAg GATTGGCGGGTACACACGACTCGTGGGGCCCACAAATCAGGGGACTGGCCGGAACCGATAGGGCCAACGACGATGAAACTATGGCGGTTGATCGGGAATCCGACCGAGCTAACAATGAGGTTGGCGGCATCGAGGTTTGTTCCCTCGATAATCGTGGGATGGGCCGGAGTTCCGTTCCCACCAAAAAATCAGACTATTC GACGAGAATTATGGCAAAAGATGCAATTGCCTTGTTGGATCATCTGGGCTGGAAGAAAGCCCATGTTTTTGGGCATTCAATGG GGGCTATGATTGCTTGTAAGATGGCGGCATTGGTGCCTGATAGAATTCTTTCTTTAGCATTACTTAATGTAACAGGTGGAGGTTTTGAATGTTGCCCGAAG CTTGACCGGAAAACATTATCCATTGCAATTCGATTTTTAAAGGCAAAGACTCCTGAGCAAAGAGCAGCGGTTGACTTAGACACGCACTACTCAGAG GAATACCTTGAGGAGTTTGTCGGTTCCGACACTAGAAGAGTAATTTTGTATCAA GAATATGTAAAAGGCATAACAGCAAGTGGCATGCAATCCAATCATGGGTTTGAAGGGCAAATCAATGCATGCTGGAGACATAAAATGACCCGAgcagaaattgatttaatccgTTCAGGTGGATTTCTTGTATCAGTCATTCATGGCAG GCAAGATGTCATTGCTCAAATAAATCATGCAAGGAGGCTAGCAGAGAAGCTACAACCTGTTGCAAGAATGGTAGAGTTTCATGGGGGGCATCTAGTAACTCATGAGAGAACAGAAGAG GTTAATCAAGCTCTTCTTGAGTTGATAAAGGCTTCCGAAATGAAGATGAGCCCACATGACTGGAACAATTTCCCCAAGAAAAGATCAG AAGCGTCAAACAGAACAACCGTAGAAAGAGAAACCAACATAATCATCGCAAAGATCCACGTGTTCCTAGTATATCTAATCAGTCTATTTATGACGGCATTTAAGTATGGAAGAAGTTCTCTACAGAGACTAAAACCAGTTAGAGTTGGAGCCTCTTCCCCAAAATAG